The proteins below are encoded in one region of Sulfolobus islandicus Y.N.15.51:
- a CDS encoding ATP-binding protein — translation MSFQNPWWVDKNRILEDEHVKRAKVIVPPIDESALILGPRQVGKTTFLKTTIKTLLEREDPRSIFFFSCDAFSKKEELISLVNEYRTLVNREKSAYIFLDEITSVSDWNTALLHLFNAGYFNDSLIYVTGSSSINLRKEMLPGRPIKKYVFYPLNFRVYFNTFYKKLIQDHVKVDEKDELYENALKLLPYISELNKALLEYIRRGGFFATSFSENPLSLYEAYKDAILSEFLKTERKESMFKVIIRKIIESYGSRISENTIAKDVNVSHTTIGDYIDVLEKLFIIRTFRKIEGGGKTNYRSLKKVYFIDPFFFRVMKIYSVGKDIDDIEIPLIVEGIVGEHLAREYKEVGYLHFKSGKEVDFSVGNVKVEVKWRREKEKKRYNNVDYVLTIDEFKKSDEQLTLPVSIFLYLISSDKLFYELTSISHL, via the coding sequence ATGAGCTTTCAAAACCCTTGGTGGGTTGATAAGAATAGGATACTTGAAGATGAACACGTGAAAAGGGCTAAGGTTATAGTACCACCAATCGATGAGAGTGCTTTGATATTAGGACCTAGGCAGGTGGGAAAAACGACTTTCCTGAAAACTACCATAAAGACCTTGCTTGAGAGAGAAGACCCTAGGTCAATTTTCTTCTTCTCTTGTGACGCGTTTTCCAAGAAGGAGGAGTTAATAAGTTTAGTTAACGAGTACAGAACGTTAGTCAATAGGGAGAAAAGTGCATACATATTTTTAGATGAAATAACTTCAGTGAGCGATTGGAATACAGCTTTGCTACACTTGTTCAATGCTGGTTACTTTAATGACTCATTGATTTACGTCACTGGTTCTTCCTCTATAAATTTGAGGAAAGAGATGCTACCGGGGAGACCCATAAAGAAGTACGTGTTTTACCCCTTGAATTTTAGAGTTTATTTCAACACTTTTTATAAAAAATTAATACAAGATCACGTGAAAGTTGACGAGAAGGATGAACTTTACGAAAACGCTTTGAAGCTTTTACCATATATTTCAGAGTTAAACAAGGCTTTATTGGAATACATTAGGCGAGGGGGTTTCTTCGCAACTTCATTTTCCGAAAACCCATTATCGCTTTACGAGGCTTATAAGGACGCAATACTTTCAGAGTTTTTAAAGACTGAGAGAAAGGAGAGCATGTTTAAGGTAATTATTAGGAAAATAATTGAGAGCTATGGTAGTAGGATTTCTGAAAACACTATTGCCAAAGACGTTAACGTTTCTCACACTACTATTGGCGATTACATAGACGTTTTAGAGAAGTTGTTCATTATAAGGACTTTTAGGAAGATAGAGGGAGGGGGAAAGACTAATTATAGGAGTTTGAAGAAGGTGTATTTTATTGACCCCTTCTTCTTTAGGGTAATGAAGATTTATAGTGTTGGCAAAGACATTGATGATATCGAGATACCTTTGATCGTTGAGGGAATTGTCGGCGAGCATTTGGCAAGGGAATACAAAGAGGTTGGTTATTTACATTTTAAGAGCGGTAAGGAGGTTGACTTCTCTGTAGGTAATGTAAAAGTTGAGGTTAAGTGGAGGAGAGAGAAAGAAAAGAAGAGATATAATAACGTTGATTACGTTTTAACTATTGATGAGTTTAAGAAAAGTGATGAGCAATTAACTTTGCCAGTCTCAATTTTCCTCTATTTAATCTCCTCTGATAAGTTATTTTATGAGTTGACTAGTATTTCCCACTTGTAA
- a CDS encoding MBL fold metallo-hydrolase: MVKIGKVRIMELLEPEFFDTILNHNISVIENGPCGGLMIVDTGLPGYLDQIEFYLKTWGYSLEDISDIVITHWHHDHAGNAMAIKRISDAKIYAHVDELENLENPPKYNIIYSDELGVSFSIFKKTMERINNLHYESVKVDVALKGGEELGGFKVTHVPGHTKGHIALFDGKYLIVGDAIRNVRNTLSPPLRIFSWNYDFAVNSFNYLVSLPYTVLIPYHGDITIKNL; encoded by the coding sequence ATGGTTAAAATCGGTAAGGTTAGGATAATGGAGTTGTTAGAGCCTGAATTTTTCGATACGATACTTAATCACAATATATCCGTTATAGAGAATGGTCCTTGTGGGGGATTAATGATTGTTGATACTGGTTTACCGGGATACCTTGATCAGATTGAGTTCTATCTTAAGACATGGGGATATTCGCTAGAAGATATTTCGGATATCGTAATAACACATTGGCATCACGATCATGCCGGCAACGCTATGGCAATAAAGAGAATAAGTGATGCTAAAATATATGCCCATGTAGATGAGTTAGAAAATTTGGAAAATCCTCCAAAATATAACATAATTTATAGTGATGAGTTGGGCGTTTCGTTTTCAATCTTTAAGAAGACCATGGAGAGGATTAACAATTTGCATTATGAATCAGTTAAGGTTGATGTTGCATTAAAAGGCGGTGAGGAGTTGGGAGGGTTTAAGGTTACACATGTACCGGGGCATACAAAGGGGCATATTGCCTTATTTGATGGTAAGTATTTGATAGTTGGTGATGCTATTAGGAATGTTAGAAATACGTTATCACCACCCCTTAGAATATTCTCTTGGAATTACGACTTTGCAGTGAACTCGTTTAATTATTTAGTATCCCTTCCCTATACTGTATTGATACCATATCACGGGGATATCACAATTAAGAATTTATAA
- a CDS encoding radical SAM/SPASM domain-containing protein: MALSKFNLFIGDVLFNTLTGYAIKLNLWEIEKLRKGIVPEHLKDIIEEGFSAADEDLDEEIDKFLRKPVLEPTLVLTYNCNFDCIYCFQKGFRKNVSVSDKVIRGFVNYIRKNERGRKVRITYFGGEPLLQLRKIEEISRELSDLKYSFSVVTNGSLLTRKIAERLIPLGLTYAQITLDGPKEVHDKRRFFVRGKGSFDVIVKNLKEVQDLIKVVLRINIDVKNLTEIEELLDELKREGINKVRLDPHLVHSNMFRNEWWDFTISSKAEGDVLVKFWETARKYGFEVPHDVFRLGFCVAYSNEDIVVDPEGNIYPCWAFTGNPLYVKGKLEEDGSVKVTNKSLWWKVKIEDKCKSCPYLPLCMGGCKFLSNINGDDCKREAYEKVVRLIRLVMD, from the coding sequence ATGGCCCTCTCCAAGTTTAATCTTTTTATTGGAGATGTCCTCTTCAATACCCTCACTGGATACGCAATTAAGCTCAATTTATGGGAAATTGAAAAGTTAAGGAAAGGGATTGTACCAGAACATTTAAAGGATATAATAGAGGAAGGCTTTTCAGCTGCAGATGAGGATTTAGATGAGGAAATTGATAAATTTTTAAGAAAACCCGTTCTAGAACCCACTCTTGTGTTAACTTATAACTGCAACTTCGATTGTATTTACTGTTTCCAGAAAGGGTTTAGGAAAAACGTTTCAGTATCAGATAAGGTTATAAGAGGTTTCGTAAACTATATTAGGAAAAACGAGAGAGGTAGGAAGGTAAGGATAACCTACTTTGGTGGAGAACCACTCCTACAGCTTAGGAAAATAGAGGAGATATCGAGAGAATTATCTGACTTAAAATACTCGTTCAGTGTAGTGACTAACGGTTCTCTTTTAACTAGAAAAATAGCTGAAAGACTAATTCCACTAGGGTTGACTTATGCACAAATAACGTTAGACGGACCAAAAGAAGTTCACGATAAGAGGAGGTTCTTTGTTAGAGGTAAGGGTTCATTCGATGTAATAGTGAAGAATCTAAAGGAGGTACAAGATTTGATAAAAGTAGTATTGAGGATAAACATTGATGTAAAGAACTTGACCGAAATAGAGGAGCTATTGGACGAGTTGAAGAGGGAAGGGATAAATAAAGTGAGATTAGACCCTCATTTGGTTCATTCAAACATGTTCAGAAATGAGTGGTGGGATTTCACAATATCCAGCAAGGCTGAAGGAGATGTTTTAGTGAAATTCTGGGAGACTGCGAGAAAATATGGATTTGAAGTTCCTCATGACGTATTTAGACTAGGTTTTTGTGTAGCCTATTCAAATGAAGATATTGTAGTTGATCCAGAGGGAAATATTTACCCTTGTTGGGCTTTCACCGGTAATCCGCTTTACGTTAAGGGTAAATTGGAAGAGGATGGGAGTGTTAAAGTAACGAACAAGTCGTTATGGTGGAAGGTTAAAATTGAGGATAAGTGTAAATCGTGTCCATATCTACCTTTGTGTATGGGTGGTTGTAAATTTTTGAGTAACATTAATGGGGACGATTGTAAGAGGGAAGCGTACGAAAAGGTTGTTAGATTAATACGTTTGGTGATGGATTAA
- a CDS encoding RNA-guided endonuclease InsQ/TnpB family protein, whose product MKLRVRVDYSTYSALKEVEKEYREVLEEAINYGLSNKTTSFTRIKAGVYKTEREKHKDLPSHYIYTACEDASERLESFEKLKKRGKSYTEKPSVRRVTIHLDDHLWKFNLDRISISTKRSRVFISPTFPKIFWRYYNKGWLIASEARFRLMKGNVVEFYVIFKRDVKPYEPKAFIPVDLNENSVSVLINSKPLLLETNTKKITLGYEYRRKAITTGKSTKDREVRRKLKMLRERDKKVDIRRKLAKLIVKEAFESRSVIVLEDLPKRAPEHMVKDIKDKQLRLRIYRSAFSSMKNAIIEKAREFGVPVVLVNPSYTSTVCPVHGTKIVYQPDGGDAPRVGVCEKGKEKWHRDVVALYNLARRAGDVSPVPLGSKESHDPPTVSEWLRAKSLHSIMIEDKMSEMKV is encoded by the coding sequence GTGAAGTTAAGGGTTAGGGTTGACTATTCTACATACTCAGCACTTAAGGAGGTCGAGAAGGAGTACAGAGAGGTTCTAGAGGAGGCAATAAATTATGGACTGTCAAACAAAACTACCTCCTTCACCAGGATTAAAGCTGGAGTTTACAAGACTGAGAGGGAGAAGCATAAGGACTTACCCTCCCATTATATTTACACCGCTTGTGAGGATGCAAGCGAGAGATTAGAGAGTTTTGAGAAGTTGAAGAAGAGAGGTAAAAGTTACACTGAGAAACCGTCAGTGAGGAGAGTTACTATTCACCTCGACGATCATCTGTGGAAGTTCAACCTTGATAGGATTTCAATTTCCACAAAGAGGAGTAGGGTTTTCATTTCACCAACCTTCCCTAAGATCTTCTGGAGATATTATAATAAGGGTTGGTTGATTGCGAGTGAGGCCAGGTTTAGGCTGATGAAGGGGAATGTTGTAGAGTTCTACGTCATTTTTAAGAGAGATGTTAAACCTTATGAGCCTAAAGCGTTTATTCCCGTCGACCTTAACGAGAATTCGGTCTCGGTGCTCATCAATAGTAAACCCTTATTGCTTGAGACTAACACTAAGAAAATTACTCTGGGCTATGAGTATAGGAGGAAGGCAATAACTACTGGTAAGTCAACTAAGGATAGGGAAGTGAGGAGGAAGTTAAAGATGCTGAGGGAGAGGGATAAGAAAGTAGACATTAGGAGGAAATTAGCTAAGCTGATCGTTAAAGAGGCTTTTGAAAGTAGGAGTGTCATAGTTTTAGAGGACTTGCCCAAGAGGGCTCCAGAGCATATGGTTAAGGATATTAAGGATAAACAGCTTAGGTTGAGGATTTATAGATCTGCATTTTCCTCAATGAAGAATGCTATTATTGAGAAGGCTAGGGAGTTTGGTGTCCCCGTGGTCTTAGTTAACCCATCTTATACTTCCACTGTTTGCCCAGTTCATGGAACTAAGATCGTTTACCAACCCGATGGGGGCGATGCCCCAAGGGTTGGTGTTTGTGAGAAGGGGAAGGAAAAGTGGCATAGGGATGTAGTTGCACTGTACAACTTAGCGAGGAGAGCTGGAGATGTGAGCCCCGTGCCGTTGGGCTCAAAGGAGTCCCATGACCCACCTACAGTAAGTGAGTGGTTGAGGGCTAAGTCCCTACACTCGATCATGATTGAAGATAAAATGAGTGAAATGAAAGTGTAG
- a CDS encoding methyltransferase domain-containing protein translates to MENLFPLPFKEKSFDLAYSVLYFYNKIRKERSDLANEVSKVIKDNGYFILIEPEIVRNMRKDFFNAGFSEVEYHVDQGIFFSLMKKVDTNIQRSIT, encoded by the coding sequence GTGGAGAACTTGTTTCCTTTACCTTTTAAAGAGAAAAGCTTCGATTTAGCTTATTCTGTCCTTTATTTTTATAATAAAATAAGAAAGGAAAGAAGCGACTTAGCCAATGAGGTAAGCAAAGTAATAAAGGATAACGGATATTTTATACTTATTGAACCGGAGATTGTTAGAAACATGAGGAAAGATTTCTTTAATGCAGGGTTTTCTGAAGTCGAATATCATGTAGACCAAGGAATATTCTTCTCATTAATGAAGAAAGTCGATACTAACATTCAAAGGAGCATTACGTGA
- a CDS encoding IS607 family transposase: protein MERLLRPKEACQLLSISYSTLLRWIREGKIKVVTTEGGKYRIPYSEIKKYLERREETRAVIYARVSSADQREDLERQINYLTNYATAKGYKVVEVLKDIASGLNTQRKGLLKLFKLVEGRSVDIVLITYKDRLTRFGFEYIEEFFSTMGVKIEVVFGEEPKDDAQELVEDLISVVTSFAGKIYGMRSHKKTLLVQGVKKLIGELSGEDSEVKG, encoded by the coding sequence GTGGAGAGACTACTGAGACCTAAGGAGGCTTGCCAACTACTCAGCATCTCATACTCAACACTCCTACGGTGGATTAGAGAAGGAAAAATAAAGGTGGTAACGACTGAAGGAGGGAAGTATAGGATACCTTACAGCGAGATAAAGAAGTACTTAGAAAGGAGGGAAGAGACGAGGGCTGTAATTTACGCAAGAGTTTCGTCAGCAGACCAGAGAGAAGACTTGGAAAGACAAATAAACTACCTAACAAATTACGCAACGGCAAAAGGTTACAAGGTAGTTGAAGTACTGAAAGATATAGCTAGCGGGTTAAACACACAAAGAAAAGGATTACTTAAGTTATTCAAACTTGTTGAGGGGAGGAGTGTCGACATCGTATTAATAACATACAAAGACAGACTTACAAGATTTGGATTTGAGTACATTGAAGAGTTCTTCTCAACCATGGGAGTTAAGATTGAAGTAGTTTTTGGTGAGGAGCCCAAAGATGACGCACAAGAGCTAGTTGAGGACTTAATTTCCGTCGTTACATCATTCGCAGGGAAAATTTACGGAATGAGGAGTCACAAGAAAACACTCCTAGTTCAAGGTGTAAAAAAGTTAATAGGTGAGTTGAGTGGAGAGGACAGTGAAGTTAAGGGTTAG
- a CDS encoding cupin domain-containing protein, with product MVDYFVSNIKEVKMDRVLVNGSKNAFIQWLVTKENDSNYAVRKFTLLRDGIIPMHIHKYQETVVVTKGKCKVCVSDKVYELKEGDYIFINSNVKHAIINESDQLEFFCIIDYPDDMSIITLNEDCNKK from the coding sequence ATGGTTGATTATTTTGTTTCAAATATCAAGGAAGTAAAAATGGATAGGGTGCTAGTCAATGGTTCTAAAAACGCGTTCATTCAATGGTTAGTTACTAAAGAAAATGATTCTAACTACGCTGTAAGAAAATTCACCCTATTGAGGGATGGAATTATACCAATGCATATCCACAAGTACCAGGAGACTGTTGTTGTAACTAAGGGGAAATGTAAGGTTTGTGTGAGCGATAAAGTTTATGAGTTAAAGGAGGGTGACTACATTTTTATAAACTCTAACGTGAAACACGCAATTATTAATGAGAGTGATCAATTGGAGTTCTTCTGTATAATTGATTATCCAGATGATATGAGCATAATCACGTTAAATGAGGATTGCAATAAGAAGTAG